From a single Ailuropoda melanoleuca isolate Jingjing chromosome 12, ASM200744v2, whole genome shotgun sequence genomic region:
- the LOC100475142 gene encoding dipeptidase 3 — protein MCASYSELELVTSATGLNSTQKLACLIGVEGGHSLDSSLSVLRSFYLLGVRYLTLTFTCNTPWAESSTKFKHHVYTNISGLTSFGEKVVGEMNRLGMMVDLSCASDTLVRQALNVSKAPVIFSHSAARAVCNSVLNVPDDILQLLKKNGGIVMVTLSMGVLQCNLFANASTVADHFDHIRTIIGSEFIGIGGNYDGSGRFPQGLEDVSTYPVLIEELLSRGWSEEELQGVLRGNLLRVFRQVEQVREENSGQNPVEDEFPDRQVVRSCHSHLLSQPQSEHLATHLEVTKWPKNQVLQRSSKASPYFVLGLVATATFSILILCLW, from the exons ATGTGTGCCTCGTACTCTGAACTGGAGcttgtgacctcagccacag GTCTGAACAGCACGCAAAAGCTGGCCTGCCTCATTGGTGTGGAGGGCGGTCACTCACTGGACAGCAGCCTCTCTGTGCTGCGTAGTTTCTATCTGCTGGGAGTGCGCTACCTGACACTCACCTTCACCTGCAACACGCCCTG GGCAGAAAGTTCCACCAAGTTTAAACACCACGTCTACACCAACATCAGTGGGTTGACAAGCTTTGGTGAG AAGGTGGTAGGGGAAATGAACCGCCTGGGCATGATGGTAGACTTGTCCTGTGCATCAGACACCTTGGTACGACAAGCCCTGAATGTGTCGAAGGCTCCTGTGATCTTCTCCCACTCAGCCGCCAGGGCCGTGTGCAACAGTGTGCTCAATGTTCCCGATGACATCCTCCAACTTCTG AAGAAGAATGGTGGCATTGTGATGGTGACGCTGTCCATGGGGGTGCTTCAGTGTAACCTGTTTGCTAATGCATCCACCGTGGCAG ATCACTTTGACCACATCAGAACAATCATTGGATCAGAGTTCATCGGGATTGGTGGAAATTATGATGGGTCTGGTCG GTTCCCTCAGGGGCTGGAGGACGTGTCCACGTACCCGGTATTAATAGAGGAGCTGCTGAGTCGTGGCTGGAGCGAGGAAGAGCTCCAGGGTGTCCTTCGTGGAAACTTACTGCGGGTCTTCAGACAGGTGGAACAG GTGAGAGAGGAGAACAGTGGGCAGAACCCTGTGGAGGATGAGTTTCCAGACAGGCAGGTGGTCAGGTCTTGCCACTCCCACCTCCTGTCTCAGCCGCAGAGTGAACACCTGGCCACACACTTGGAGGTGACCAAGTGGCCAAAAAATCAGGTCCTCCAGAGGTCCTCGAAAGCCTCCCCATACTTTGTTCTAGGTCTTGTGGCTACTGCCACATTCTCAATCCTCATCCTGTGTCTCTGGTGA